Part of the Clostridiales bacterium genome is shown below.
CCAATCTTTTTTCATTAATCGCCAAAAATATCTCAAACAAATCGGTCCTAAGAAGAGGCAACACGCTCTGGGCCTCAGGGTCGCCAAATCGCGCGTTGTATTCCAAAACCTTAATATCCTCGCCATCCACAATCAGCCCAAAAAATATAACGCCGCTAAAGGTCCGGCTCTCAGCCTGCAGCGCTTTTATGGTCGGCATAAAAATGTTATGGTAAGCGTAGTCTTGCATCTTTTTGGTAAATTTGGGGCTGGGCGCGAATGTGCCCATACCGCCAGTATTAGGGCCTAAATCTTGATCAAGCGCTCTTTTGTGGTCTTGGCTGGGCGGCATTGGAATAAGCGTTTGGCCGTCGGTAAAAGCCAAAACGCTAACCTCAAAACCTTGTAAAAATTCTTCTATTACCACCTTGTCGCCCGAGGCGCCAAACTTTTTGTCAATCATCATATCTTTTACGGCTTTTTGTGCCGATTCAAAATCTTGACATATTATTACGCCTTTGCCCAAAGCCAATCCATCGGCTTTTACCACCAAGGGATATTTGGCGGTTTTGAGATATTTTATCGCCTCGTCATAATTATCAAAAACTTCATAATCGGCTGTGGGGATATTGTATTTTTTCATAAGGCTTTTGGCATAAGCCTTGGAACTTTCTATTATGGCGGCGTCCTTTTTTGGACCGAAAGTCATATATCCTTTTTGGTTTAAAATGTCCACAAGCCCCATTGCAAGCGGGTCGTCGGGCGCGACAACCACATAGTTAATGTCTTTATGCCCGTCCAAAAAAGCCAATATTCCCTCAATATCTGTCGCGGCGATATCTTGACAATGGGCAAGCTGGGCTATGCCCGCGTTGCCGGGCAAGCAATACAGCTTGTTGACCTTAGGGCTTTTTTTGAGCGCCCATACAATCGCGTGTTCCCTTCCGCCACCGCCTATAACCAAAACATTATATCTGTCTGCCATTGTAGCTCCTTTTTTATTAATGCTTAAAATGACGCATTTTGGTAAACACCATGGCGATGCCGTATTTGTCGCAAGCGTCAATGCTTTCTTGGTCCCTTACCGAACCGCCGGGCTGGATTATAGCCGCGATGCCCGCTTTGCGCGCTTCCTCCACGCAATCGGAAAACGGGAAAAAGGCGTCGCTTGCCAAAACCGCGCCTTTTGTTTTTTCATAGCCGCCGCTGTGTTCTATGGCTTGCCTAACGGCCCAAATCCTGTTGACCTGCCCTATGCCGCAACCTAAAGTCGTCTTATTGGCTGTAATGGCTATCGCGTTGGATTTGCAATGCTTGACTATCTTCCACGCGAATTTAAGCTCTT
Proteins encoded:
- the purD gene encoding phosphoribosylamine--glycine ligase, producing MADRYNVLVIGGGGREHAIVWALKKSPKVNKLYCLPGNAGIAQLAHCQDIAATDIEGILAFLDGHKDINYVVVAPDDPLAMGLVDILNQKGYMTFGPKKDAAIIESSKAYAKSLMKKYNIPTADYEVFDNYDEAIKYLKTAKYPLVVKADGLALGKGVIICQDFESAQKAVKDMMIDKKFGASGDKVVIEEFLQGFEVSVLAFTDGQTLIPMPPSQDHKRALDQDLGPNTGGMGTFAPSPKFTKKMQDYAYHNIFMPTIKALQAESRTFSGVIFFGLIVDGEDIKVLEYNARFGDPEAQSVLPLLRTDLFEIFLAINEKRLDKINIEWSSDCAVCVVMASGGYPGHYQKGYPIEIGALDGNIILFHAGTAIKDNELVTNGGRVLGVTAVGQDLQAARESAYKNIHKINFKDKHFRKDIGIK